The following nucleotide sequence is from Anaerococcus sp. Marseille-Q7828.
CATTTCCACCGCCTCTAGTTGTTTGGAAGTAGTCTGTTTGAGAAGGTTGGATTGAACCAAGTCCTGGGCCACCACGCATCATATTTACGATAACCATTGGCAAATCAGATCCTGCTGCAGAAGATATACCTTCTTGCATTAGTGATATACCAGGTCCTGAAGATGATGTCATTGTCCTATGTCCTGCAGCTGCTGCTCCATAAAGCATATAGATAGAAGCAACTTCACTTTCAGCTTGAAGGAAAACTCCTCCTACTTCTGGCAATTTTCTAGCAAAATATTCTGGAACTTCTGATTGTGGTGTGATTGGGTAACCAAAATAACTTCTACAACCAGCTCTAATTGCAGCTTCTGCTAATGCTTCATTGCCTTTCATTAAAACTTTTGTCATAGTTTCCTCCTATACTAATTTATAAACTGAAATAACTGAGTCAGGGCAAGTTATAGCACAGTTTCCACAAGCTATACAATCATCAGCTCTTACAGCGCTTGATGGTGAATAACCCTTTGCATTGATAGTATTTAGGTCAAGCTCTAATACATTTTTAGGGCATACACTAACACAAAGACCGCAGCCTTTGCATAGATCTTTTTCTATTACTACCTTTCCTAGTCTTTTTTTTGTTTCTGTCATATTTCCTCCTTAGCTCATCCAATCTGATCTGAAGTACAAATCGATAGGAAATAATTTATCTTTAACTTCATTAGAAACATCCGGATCAGATCTCATAGCCTCCGCTAGATCTCTTTTACATACATTGTATCTAAATTCTATGCCAACTCTTTCAGAAACTTCTTTAACAATGGAATATCCCTTAAGAACATCTTCCATTGATGTGTCCTTCAACATATGAGTATTATTTATCAGTGTATTTGCCTTTATACCACCCATCCCTTCTATTTGATTCATATAAGCTATAATAGCATCTGGATTGCTAGTTTCTGGTCTATTGGTATTAATTACAAAAATATTGTCAGTATCTACTAAATATGGACTATAGGTGCGAAGAATCAAGGCTCCTTTTGGATCTCCTCCAACATCCAAGATTGCCTGGTAATCCTTGTTTTGGATAGGCTTTAGGATACTTGCATCCAAGGCTGGCACGTCCAAAACATCTTGGTGGCCCCTGGATGATGAATAAACCTCTATACCTTGATCAGCCAAAAAGTCCGTCTTCTCACGCGACCTAAAATACATATTGATAATATCCAAATCGCAGATAGCAACATTTTTGTATTGCTCTTTCAAATAAAGAGCGTAGTTAATGGAAAATTCAGTCTTGCCACTACCAAAATGGCCAAAAACGATATGAATTCTATTTTCCACTTATAACTCCTTTTTAAATATTGGAATCAACTATTTTTATCTTTAAGTATAAGCAATTATAGTGAAAACGTTATTTATATACTCAAAAAAAATAAGTCAATGAATTTTATATAAGATACAAATAATCACAATAATTAAGTTTAATAATGCAAGCTTACAAGTATTAAGATATTTACCGGTAAATTTTATATGTACTCTCTTTAATGATTTTAATCACCAAGATTAGATTTATTAAGTATTTATAAGCCCTAGATATCCTACTAGTAATCTATAGCATGCTAAGCAAAATATTCTTAAAGATATTCATAGAAAAATAGTTCAAATTCCTTTTAGCTCTTCTCCACTTTCTAATATTTGTGTAGAAATTGATAAAATATATAGGTAAACATACAAACGTTTTTATATATCTTATCAATAATATAATAACACTTTAGATAATAATTTACAATAATTAGTGAATAAAAGATAAAAAAAATACAAAGTTACATATTCCTATGAAAGTTCAGCAAAGGTCATAAGACCAATGTTTTTAGAACTTTAAATGGATAATGTGAAGAATAAATTATTAATAATAAGATGAATTATTCCAATAAAACCGCATAAACAATTAAAATAGCATACTTAATTAAAAGCTAATAACTAGCAATCAGTAAGGTAAATAATTGAACCAAGGTCTACTAGGGGCAAATCTGCATACATGAGTTTTATATTAGATTTCATAGCTTCATTTTTTATAATCTCATAATTAGGAGAATTTTCTATATTCCCATTAAAAATCAAAGTATCTCCTATTAGGCCGCAAGTCCCGCCAATAAAACCATTTGCAAAACCATCTAGGGGAATGTGCTCTTCTTTTAGTAAAATTACATTAATCTGATTTTTTAGTGACTTATAAATCCCATAGTCAGAAGTAAGAATCTTTTCTCCCATAGGAATGATAGAACACCTACTATAGCCTTGCTTAGTGTAAAAATGGGTATAAGAATTACTTTTCATATAAGCTTTTATATTGGATTCTGTTATATCATTATGGATATAAAAGTTGGCATATTGGTAAATATTATAGATAGAGTCATTAGGATAAGAGTAAGAAACTTCATCGCCATCTATTATGTTTTTAAATTTGATATGTTTTTTGTAATAAGAACTCACGTTTTTATCAATAACAAGATTATTATCATCCAAGGCAAAGATAGATAAGTCAGGATGATCAGCTATGCGTGAATCAAGGTTAGGGTTATCAATAGTTTCTATAAAAGAAAAATTATTATCGCAAAGAAACTTTTTAAATTCTTCTGATGACTTGTGAGAAATGATAAGCATAAAAACTCCTAACAAAAAAAGCTCTCAAAATGAGAGCAAATTGGAGGCGCCACCCAGATTTGAACTGGGGGTAAAGGTGTTGCAGACCTCTGCCTTACCACTTGGCTATGGCGCCAAAATGAGCCCGTCCGGCTAAAGAAGGACCCTCCATGGAATGGTCGTGCATGGCACGAAAAAAGCCCTTTTGGGCTTTTCTTATATGGAGCGGATGACGAGATTCGAACTCGCGACCCTCGCCTTGGCAAGGCGATGCTCTACCACTGAGCCACATCCGCATGAATTAGGTTACTAATATATTATACCATAATATGTTTTGTTTTTCAAATATTTTTTTGTTCTATTCGCTTCGCTCCTGCGGCCACTCCATGGAGGGTGCTCTCAGGACGCCGGACAGGCGTGCTTTTGGTCCTCGGCTTCGCCTGCGGTTGTTCCGCGTCTATAGGACGCGGGTGCTCCCGGGAAGCCGCACGGGCTTGTTATGGTCCTCGGCTTCGCCTGCGGTAGTTTCGCGTCTGTAGGACGCGAGGCCTCCCAGGAAGCCGGCCAGGCTTGCTTTGGTCCTCGACTTCGCCTGCGGTTATTCCGTGCCTGTTGGGCACGGGCCCTCTCAGGACGCCGGGCAGGCGTGCTGTTGGTGCCCAGAGGCGGAATCGAACCACCGACACGAGGATTTTCAGTCCTCTGCTCTACCGACTGAGCTATCTGGGCTTATTTACAATTACTTTACCTATTTTAAACTTAATTTTAATATTTGTCAAATATTTATTTCTTTTCTATGCATATTGTCTTTTATTAAATTTTGCTATAAACTATAATATAGTTATCAAAATTATTTTAGAAAGGAATTTTTATGTTTAATTTCATAATGTCGAGTTTGAAGACATTTTAGATATTGATGATCTTACTATTAATAGCAATGAAATTACTTGCATTATCGGGCCTAGTGGGTCTGGCAAGTCTACTTTATTAAGACTTATCAATAAGCTTATTTCTCCTACCAAGGGATATATTTCTCTTGATGGTGAGGATATTGCAAGTATTGATTCTACTACATATCGCAGGCGTGTACCTATGCTTTCTCAGAATCCTGTGACTTTTCCTGGCACTGTTAGAGATAATCTATTGATGGGAAGGAAGTTTCAAGAAAAAGATTTGCTTTCTGATGAGATTTTAAATAAAGCTTTAGAGTCTGTAAAGCTTTATAAATCACTAGGAGAAGATATTGATAATCTTTCTGGTGGCGAGGCCCAAAGGCTTGCTATAGCCAGACTTATGCTTTGCGATTCTGATATTTATCTCCTCGATGAGCCTTCATCTGCCCTTGATGATTTGACTGAAGATTTCGTTATTAAGACCATGGTAGATATGGCTAGAGAAAAGAACAAAACTATTATCTACATTACTCATTCCAATGCGATGGCAGATAAGTATTCTGACAGAGTAATTAAGATTGTAGATGGGAGAATATGTAATGAATGAATCAGTTATGAATATTTCAAATAGCCAGCTTATGCTAACCTATCTTTTTGCTCTAATTGCTATGCTAATCACATCATTTAATGGCATCAATCGCAACAAGGACATAGTCGTTGGCGCTGTCAGGATGACCGTTCAACTCTTTATAGCTGGTTTCATCCTTGTTTACATATTTGACAGTGCATCTTTCATCCTTTCTGCACTGATGATTGCTGTTATGGAGTTTTTTGCAATTTTTAATATTGTTACCAATAAGAAAGGCAAATTAAATAGCGTCCTTAAAAAGACTCTAATTCTCGCCCAAGTTATTGGAACTGTTTTTACCCTAGCATTTTTCCTTATAATAGTTGTAAGGCCAGATCCAATCTACAATCCCCAATATCTAATACCTCTTGGAGGTATGATTATTGGTAATTCTATGACTGGTATAAACCTTGCCCTAAACCAAATGCTAAAGTCCATTGAAAACAATAGATCTACCATAGAAGGATCATTGATGCTTGGTGCAAGCCCTAGAATGGCTATGAACAAGATTATCCAAAACGCCTTTGATACAGCCATCACGCCAACCCTCAATTCTATCAAAAATATGGGGATTATCTCCCTACCTGGTATGATGACAGGTCAAATCCTTGGAGGGGTTTCCCCACTTATAGCTATCAGATACCAAATAGCGATTATGACAGCCATAATGAGTTCAGTTGCCATCTGTGTCTTCATATTTTTGCACTTAGGATACAAAAATTTCTTCAATGACCAAAAACAATTAGTAAAAGCCCAATAAAAAAGCACCTGACCTGGTGCCTTTTTTATGTAAGTCATAGGGTAGCGAAATGTCTTGTCCTTACATTATCTATATATCCTAAATAATCCCTGATTAGTAAAATTATAGTAAAAGTTTTTTAAAATATATGTAAAAACCACTTTCCCGTATTTGGAAAAGTGGTTTTTTGCTTAGTCTAATTCTAAGGCTCCAGTGTAAAGTTGGTAGTAGGTTCCGTGTTTTTCCATAAGTTCTTGGTGGTTACCACGTTCTATTATCCTACCATCATCCATTACCATTATAACATCAGCATTTTGGATTGTTGAAAGTCTATGGGCTATAACTATAGAAGTTGACCCATCCATTAGCTTATCCATTGCCTTTGTTACCTTGATTTCTGTTGAAGTATCTATAGAGCTTGTCGCCTCATCAAGTATTAGCATAGGTGGGTTAGCCACTGCTGCTCTTGATATTGATATAAGTTGGTTTTGTCCATCTGAAAGTGATGAACCATCTCCATGGATTTCTGTTTGATATCCGTCTGGAAGTCTTTTTATAAAAGAGTTTGCGCCAGCTAGTTTTGCTGCATCTTTGACTTCTTCCTCACTTGCAGAAAGTTTGCCATACTTGATATTTTCTTCTACTGATTCAGTAAATAAGTTTACATCTTGAAGTACCATACCAAAGGCCTTTCTTAGGTGGTCTTTTTTGATATCTCTTGTATCTATACCATCAATTTTGATAGATCCACTATCAATTTCATAAAATCTTGTGATTACATTGGTAACAGTAGTCTTACCAGCTCCTGTCGCTCCAACTAGGGCAATCTTTTCACCTGGATTTGCATAAAATGTAACATCTTTTAATATTTTATCTGAATCATCATAAGAAAAGTCAACGTGTTCAAAGTCTATGCGACCCTCTAGCTCCTTATATACTTCCTTGCCATTTTCATCTGTCCATTTCCAGGAATAGCATCTTTCCCCAAGCTTGCAAGGCATTGGATTTCCATTTTCATCAATCCTAACATTAGCAAGTTCTATATAACCACTGTCTTTTTCAATTGGCATATCTATAATTTCAAAGATACGGCTAGCTCCTGCCATAGCAGAAAATACTGCATTTGCTTGTTGGGAAATATTTGCAATTGGATTTTGCAAACTCCTAGCATTGGTCAAAAATGTGGCTAGAACACCGACCGTGAGATTGCCATTTATAGTCATAATAACTCCAAAAATTGCTAGTATTGCATACATTATATTTATTGAGTTTACCAAAAATGGCATCATACGTCCTGCATTCACCATGGCTTCAGCCATAGTTGATCGCAAATTTTCGCTTTTTTCTTCAAATTTTTCTATAGTGTCACTCTCTTTGTTAAAAACTTTTATTACTTTTTGGCCTGAAAGCATCTCTTCGTCAAAACCGTGCAAGATTGATACATTTTTCTGCGCTTCTTTAAAGAGCTTGCCAGTCTTTTTCACTATGTTTTTTAGGATTAAAATCATTACTACTAAACCTATTAGCATTACTAGAGTAAGTTCCCATGATAAACCTATCATAACTATGAATGTTCCTACAAGCATCAACAATGACCTTACTAAGGTTGGTAGTGTTGATGATAGGGATTGAGAAAGTGTGTCAGTATCGTTGGTAAATCTTGACATGATTTGACCGTGTTGGTTTGTATCAAAAAAGTTTATTGGCATTTGTTGGATTTTTGTAAATAGGTCATTTCTTATGTTTCTAATTGATCTTTCACCTATTCTAATCATTAGCCTAGTATAAACAAATGTAGTGATTATAGAAGTTAGGTAAATCAATCCCATCTTTATTACTCCAGACTTTAGCCCTGATATATCTGATTTTAGGATGTAATTATCTATGATTGGTTGAAGCATGGATATGCCCCACACTTGGGTTAAAGAAGATATTACAACACATATAAGTACAATTATTAGTTGCCACTTTTGTTTAAAAAGATAGGAGAAAAGTTCTTTTATGGCATGTGAATCTACGTTACGACTATGCTTGTTATCAGATATTTGAATTTCTTCAGTTTTTACACCATCTTTCTTATCTGTCATCATCCCCTCCTTTGTTTTGTATGTCGTAGGTTGTCCTATACATTTCATTTCTTTGGTAGAGTTCTTCGCCTGTACCAATGTCAGCAATTTCTCCATCGCCTAAGATGACAATTCTATCAGCATTTTCAAATGATGATAGCCTTTGAGATATGATTATTTGAGTCATATCCTTATCTAATTTATTAAATCCGTCTAAAAGTTTTGCTTCAGTCTTGGTATCTACTGCTGATGTTGAGTTATCTAAGATTAAGATTTTTGGTTTCTTTAGTAAAGACCTTGCTATAGTAAGTCTTTGTTTTTGGCCACCAGATACTCCAGATCCACCTTGGCCAAGTTCTGAATCGTATCCATCATTTCTTTCACTTACAAATTCGTCTGCTTGAGCGAGTTTTGCCATTGCTATTATTTCAGCATCAGATGCATCCTCATCGCCCCATCTGAGGTTGTCTATAATCTTACCAGAAAATAAAGTGTTTTTCTGTAATACTATAGATACTCCATCTCTAAGAGTTGTAAGGTCATAATCTTTTATATCGTGTCCGCCGACTTTTAAACTTCCTTCTGTTATATCATAAAGTCTTGGAATAAGTTGTACAAGGGTGGATTTTGATGAACCAGTTGGTCCAAGTATACCGATTACTTCTCCGGACTTGATATGAAGGTCTATATTCTTTAGTTGATAATTATCGCTATCCAAATCGTATTTGAAGCTTACATTATCAAAATCAATCGATCCATCTTCTAAGTCTAGACCATCTATCTTATCGTCATTATCCATAGAAATTTCTCGTGTCAAAACTTCTTTAACCCTAGTAACTGATGGAGAAGAAGCCATAAGCATAGTTAGTACCATTGATAGGCCTATAAGGCTTCCAAGAAGCATCATAGCATACATATTAAAACTAACAAGGTCTCCAACACCCATATTTCCAGCTATGATTTCATTGCCACCAAACCAAGCTATTGCAATAAATGTCGCATATAATATAGCATTTGCTGTTGGAAATACATAACTTATTGTTCCTTGGGATCCATCTGATAGCCTAAACATTTCCTCATTGGCCATAGAAAATTTATCTATCTCATATTTCTTTCTGACAAAGGCTTTAACAACCCTCATATTATTAAGATTTTCTTCAATAATAAGATTCAATTTATCATATTGTTTACGAGTTTGTCTAAATTTTGGAATAGCCGATGACGTTATTGTCAATAAAATCAATAATAAGATTGGCATAAGTATCAAAAATATTATTGAAAGCTTCCTACTAGTCTTAAAAGCTAGGAAAAAAGCAACTACAGCCATTACAAGAGTTTTTATAATAAATCTTGTTGTCATAAATGTCGATTGGGCCAAAGCCTGCATGTCACTGGTTAACCTTGTCAGTAGTGACGGTACTCCAAAATACTCAAAGTCTTCAAAAGAATAATCTTGAATCTTCCTAAATTGTTCCTTCCTAACATTATCTGTAAGTCCTGTTGATGTAATACCAGCATTTTTTGAAGCCTGAGTTCCAGTAAACATTGACAAAAGTGAAATCACAATTATAAGTCCACCGTATTTTAAAGCCTGGCTTGTGTCTTTTTGATAAATTACTTCATTTAAGATAATGCCCATAATAGCAGGAATCAAAAGTTCAAATATTGTTTCTAGCACAGTCATAAGCATGGAAATGCTTCTATTTTTCTTATACTGATTTAAGTATTGCTTTAAGTATGAAAAAGCGTGGTTAAATTCTTTTAAGCTATTCATATATCCTCCCCCTTCATAATATTTTCTAAAACATCAATTATTTGATTGAGATCATCTTTAATCGAATTTATTTTTTCTTCACCTAATTGATCATAAATTTCTTTGTTGGATGCCTTAAGTGAATCATTTATTTTCTTTACTTCTTTTGCACCTTTTTCTGTAAGGACTAGGGTTTTGACTCTCTTATCTTCCTTAGATGCTTGCATATAAAGAAAGTCATTTTCTTTTAAATTCAGTATTATAGAGTTTATTGTTTGCTTGGGCATTTGGAGTTTATTTACCAAGTCTTTTTGGGTAAGATTTTCTATCTTATCTATATGAAATAGGATGATAGACTCCAAATTATTTAAGCCAAAACTCTCAACTCTCTGTTTATTTAGTCCATTTAGTTTTCTTAACATTGAAAATATAATAAAAATTTCATATGATTTATCGTCCAATTTCAGACCTCCTTTTAGACATAAATATAATATAGTCTATAAATGGACTTTGTCAAGTTTAAAAATAGTATTTTTATTGTATAATATTAAAGCTAAAGGAGTAATGATGAGACAATATTTAGAAAAACAAAATGTTGATAAAAACTTAATAGATCAACTTGAAATATACAGGAAAGAAAATGGACTATTCGACGATTCCAGAGTCGTTGAGCCAGAATTTAAATACTATGGCAAGGAAGTATTGGAACAAGCCATATCCGCCATCCTTGCAGGAAAAAACTTGCTTTTAACTGGCCCAAAGGCTACTGGTAAAAACGTACTTTCATCAAATCTTTCCTACCTATTTGCTAGACCATCGTGGAATGTTTCCTTCCATGTGAACACTGATTATAACTCTCTTATAGGCGCAGATACCTTTAAAGATGGAGAAGTTGTCTTTAGAAAAGGACCTATATACGAGGCTGCCATAAGGGGTGGATTTGCAGTACTTGATGAGATTAACATGGCAAAAAATGAAGCAATTTCTGTACTTCACGCAAGTCTTGACCACAGAAGAATCATAGATATAGCTGGCTATGAGAAAATAAATCTTGATCCAAACACAAGATTTATAGCAACTATGAACTACGGCTATGTCGGAACTCGTGAAGTGAACGAGGCCTTGGCTTCTAGATTTATGATTATAAATATGCCAAATATCACTAGAGAAAACTTAGACCAGCTTTTATCTGACACATTTCCAAGTCTTAAGGAAAAATATCGCAAGGCTTTCATAGATATGTTCATTTCCCTACAATTTAAATCTGAGAACAATGAAATTTCCACCAAGTCAGTCGACCTAAGAGGACTTATATCTGCTATCGACACAATGAAAGTTGGACTAAATCCTTATAATGCCATACTAATGGGTATCGCTAACAAGTCCTTTGATGAATTTGAACGAGAGATTGTAATTGATACCATTAAAAGCAAAATCCCGCAAAATATAGAAGAGAGCATATTCGATGACTGAATCATTGGATAAGATCCGTGAATATAATATTATTTGGGATTTTAGTGAAAATTATAAATTCACTCCCAAAAAAACTTATCCCATGGATGAAGTTTTCAAAAATATTATAGCGGGTTTTACAATTAAAACTTTTGATACAAAAATGCTCGATTCATTCTTTGCTTATCTTTATGAAAATAATCCTTTTTATGAGGACTTCAAATTTATGACAAATCTTTTGATAGAAGATATTTGTGTCAAAGAACTTAGTAAAGATAATCTTGTCATAGAAGATTTGCAAAAAAAATTCGCCAAAAAATCATACTATAAATACAGCCACCACAACCCAGACAATCTAAAAGAGCAAGTTGAAAAAGCTTACTATGGACAAATCCTTGGCAAACCTATCATAGAAGGGGCTATTTTTAGAAATATTTACCAGGCTGTTTTTTCCATATATACAACCGATACCAGTAGTCTGATTGACGAGCTAAATAAGGTCTTCAAAACTTACTTTAGATTTGATAGAACTAAAGAATACGACGAGATGTTTGAGGAAATGGTTAAGGAGAAAAAGGCCAAGGAATTCAAAAACAGTGAAGATAAACCATCAGAGTATTCCGATGAGAATATTGACCAACAATTTGCCATTGGTTCAGCCGAATTTACCGGCAATATCTACTACGCTGACAAAAAAGAAGACCTAAACAAGAACTTACTCTTCTTAAATTCTAACCAAGATGACTACCACTCCTCAGATGAATTTATAGAAGACTTTTTTGGCAAGTCCATTCTTTCTAAAAACATAGTAGAAAATATAGAAAAAGAAGTATCAACAGGCATTCACCAAAATAAGAAACTTTATTTTACAAAAGGTGTATATTCAAACAAGGCTAACGCCAAATTTTACAAGAAAAAGCGTAAGGAACAATCTGATAAAAATAAAAATTATATAGAAAAGAACCATGCCATAAACCACAGAAATATCAACCAATTAAGTCTTGCCATCAAAAATTCTCTAGCAAGCTACGAAGATTATGAAGACAGGATAAAAAACTACGGTGCAATAGATTCCACCAAGGTATGGCGAGCATCAATAATCCATGATTACAATGTATTTAACAATATCGAAAATGACGATGTCAAAAAATTTAAAGTAGACCTAATACTCGACTCATCAGCAAGTCAAATCCACAGGCAACATATAGTGGCAAATCAAGCCTATATAATCGCAAAATCTATGGACTTAGTGGGTATACCTATAAGGATCACTGGTTTTTCTACTTTACGTGAACATACAGTTTTTACTGTATATAGAGATTACACAGAAAAAAATAAAAACGAAGAACTTTATAATTTCTTTGCAGCTGGATCAAATAGAGACGGTCTCGCCTTTAAGACCCTCCACCATATCATAGACACCAAGGATGATAGCAAACACATCATAATAGTCCTATCCGATGGCAAGCCAAATGACGAAAGAGCCAATATCAACACAGCAAAACTCAAAGATAAGGACCAATACACAGGTAAAATAGCAATCGATGATACAGCTTTTGAGATAAGAAACCTTAGAAACGACAATGTTTCAGTCCTTGGAGTCTTCACAGGAGAAGATGAAGACGTTGAAAACGCAAAGCTAATTTACAACAAAGACTTTGTAAGAATAACAAATTTGGAAAACTTTTCAAAGATAGTTTCAATATTTATGAAAAATCAAATACTAATGTAAAAAGCAGGCCAATGGCTCATTGAATTAGGGATTTTAGAAGAACTGATTTAAAGAGTCTTTAGGCGGCAATAGAAAAGGCTATGAGTTTAATGCTCACAGCCTTTTTCTTATATACTCTTGAAAGTATTATCTGAGTTTTCGTTTATTGTTTTAAGACCACTTTTTATTGCAAATAAAACTCCTGCAATCATAAATACAAATACTACTATTAGAGGGATATAATTCATATTTGTTATCAGACCTTTTATCGCAAATGCTAATTCATAGTTACTTCTATAGGCTCTAAATGCAATTCCAATAATGAACATAAAGATATAGGCTAAGAAAATATTTTTAAACAATATTTTCCCTTCTCCAAAGACCATCTTTTCCATTTGTTTTTCTGTCATACCTGTAGTGGATAGGAGTT
It contains:
- a CDS encoding 4Fe-4S dicluster domain-containing protein, which gives rise to MTETKKRLGKVVIEKDLCKGCGLCVSVCPKNVLELDLNTINAKGYSPSSAVRADDCIACGNCAITCPDSVISVYKLV
- a CDS encoding ATP-binding protein: MENRIHIVFGHFGSGKTEFSINYALYLKEQYKNVAICDLDIINMYFRSREKTDFLADQGIEVYSSSRGHQDVLDVPALDASILKPIQNKDYQAILDVGGDPKGALILRTYSPYLVDTDNIFVINTNRPETSNPDAIIAYMNQIEGMGGIKANTLINNTHMLKDTSMEDVLKGYSIVKEVSERVGIEFRYNVCKRDLAEAMRSDPDVSNEVKDKLFPIDLYFRSDWMS
- a CDS encoding DUF6873 family GME fold protein — translated: MLIISHKSSEEFKKFLCDNNFSFIETIDNPNLDSRIADHPDLSIFALDDNNLVIDKNVSSYYKKHIKFKNIIDGDEVSYSYPNDSIYNIYQYANFYIHNDITESNIKAYMKSNSYTHFYTKQGYSRCSIIPMGEKILTSDYGIYKSLKNQINVILLKEEHIPLDGFANGFIGGTCGLIGDTLIFNGNIENSPNYEIIKNEAMKSNIKLMYADLPLVDLGSIIYLTDC
- a CDS encoding ABC transporter ATP-binding protein; the protein is MNSNEITCIIGPSGSGKSTLLRLINKLISPTKGYISLDGEDIASIDSTTYRRRVPMLSQNPVTFPGTVRDNLLMGRKFQEKDLLSDEILNKALESVKLYKSLGEDIDNLSGGEAQRLAIARLMLCDSDIYLLDEPSSALDDLTEDFVIKTMVDMAREKNKTIIYITHSNAMADKYSDRVIKIVDGRICNE
- the fetB gene encoding iron export ABC transporter permease subunit FetB, giving the protein MNESVMNISNSQLMLTYLFALIAMLITSFNGINRNKDIVVGAVRMTVQLFIAGFILVYIFDSASFILSALMIAVMEFFAIFNIVTNKKGKLNSVLKKTLILAQVIGTVFTLAFFLIIVVRPDPIYNPQYLIPLGGMIIGNSMTGINLALNQMLKSIENNRSTIEGSLMLGASPRMAMNKIIQNAFDTAITPTLNSIKNMGIISLPGMMTGQILGGVSPLIAIRYQIAIMTAIMSSVAICVFIFLHLGYKNFFNDQKQLVKAQ
- a CDS encoding ABC transporter ATP-binding protein; translated protein: MTDKKDGVKTEEIQISDNKHSRNVDSHAIKELFSYLFKQKWQLIIVLICVVISSLTQVWGISMLQPIIDNYILKSDISGLKSGVIKMGLIYLTSIITTFVYTRLMIRIGERSIRNIRNDLFTKIQQMPINFFDTNQHGQIMSRFTNDTDTLSQSLSSTLPTLVRSLLMLVGTFIVMIGLSWELTLVMLIGLVVMILILKNIVKKTGKLFKEAQKNVSILHGFDEEMLSGQKVIKVFNKESDTIEKFEEKSENLRSTMAEAMVNAGRMMPFLVNSINIMYAILAIFGVIMTINGNLTVGVLATFLTNARSLQNPIANISQQANAVFSAMAGASRIFEIIDMPIEKDSGYIELANVRIDENGNPMPCKLGERCYSWKWTDENGKEVYKELEGRIDFEHVDFSYDDSDKILKDVTFYANPGEKIALVGATGAGKTTVTNVITRFYEIDSGSIKIDGIDTRDIKKDHLRKAFGMVLQDVNLFTESVEENIKYGKLSASEEEVKDAAKLAGANSFIKRLPDGYQTEIHGDGSSLSDGQNQLISISRAAVANPPMLILDEATSSIDTSTEIKVTKAMDKLMDGSTSIVIAHRLSTIQNADVIMVMDDGRIIERGNHQELMEKHGTYYQLYTGALELD
- a CDS encoding ABC transporter ATP-binding protein; translation: MNSLKEFNHAFSYLKQYLNQYKKNRSISMLMTVLETIFELLIPAIMGIILNEVIYQKDTSQALKYGGLIIVISLLSMFTGTQASKNAGITSTGLTDNVRKEQFRKIQDYSFEDFEYFGVPSLLTRLTSDMQALAQSTFMTTRFIIKTLVMAVVAFFLAFKTSRKLSIIFLILMPILLLILLTITSSAIPKFRQTRKQYDKLNLIIEENLNNMRVVKAFVRKKYEIDKFSMANEEMFRLSDGSQGTISYVFPTANAILYATFIAIAWFGGNEIIAGNMGVGDLVSFNMYAMMLLGSLIGLSMVLTMLMASSPSVTRVKEVLTREISMDNDDKIDGLDLEDGSIDFDNVSFKYDLDSDNYQLKNIDLHIKSGEVIGILGPTGSSKSTLVQLIPRLYDITEGSLKVGGHDIKDYDLTTLRDGVSIVLQKNTLFSGKIIDNLRWGDEDASDAEIIAMAKLAQADEFVSERNDGYDSELGQGGSGVSGGQKQRLTIARSLLKKPKILILDNSTSAVDTKTEAKLLDGFNKLDKDMTQIIISQRLSSFENADRIVILGDGEIADIGTGEELYQRNEMYRTTYDIQNKGGDDDR
- a CDS encoding MarR family winged helix-turn-helix transcriptional regulator, whose protein sequence is MDDKSYEIFIIFSMLRKLNGLNKQRVESFGLNNLESIILFHIDKIENLTQKDLVNKLQMPKQTINSIILNLKENDFLYMQASKEDKRVKTLVLTEKGAKEVKKINDSLKASNKEIYDQLGEEKINSIKDDLNQIIDVLENIMKGEDI
- a CDS encoding AAA family ATPase; translation: MRQYLEKQNVDKNLIDQLEIYRKENGLFDDSRVVEPEFKYYGKEVLEQAISAILAGKNLLLTGPKATGKNVLSSNLSYLFARPSWNVSFHVNTDYNSLIGADTFKDGEVVFRKGPIYEAAIRGGFAVLDEINMAKNEAISVLHASLDHRRIIDIAGYEKINLDPNTRFIATMNYGYVGTREVNEALASRFMIINMPNITRENLDQLLSDTFPSLKEKYRKAFIDMFISLQFKSENNEISTKSVDLRGLISAIDTMKVGLNPYNAILMGIANKSFDEFEREIVIDTIKSKIPQNIEESIFDD